CACACCCTGTGAAGTGTGTCGTCTTTATCATAAGAGTCTTTGACCAGTTAACTTTCTTAGTGCAACACAGTGGACTAGAACACAGTACTTCGgctagtgatttttttaaaaataagtaatttatgtGCTGAAGCTAAACATTGTACTGAAACAGTGCAGTTATTCCAAAATTGGTTCCAGGTGGGGTGCATAAGGTTGATGGGCTACAGATATGGTATGAGTGGATCTTGTTAAGTCCTTTACAGTTGAGCAGTATACCTGAAAGATGCATTTTGTAATGATGTACCTGAGTTCtacattattgttttttttctttgaaataggtTAAAGACGTGGGCTTATTGTCTTTTTAGGTACAGCCCAAACACCTGGGGTGTGTTGGTCTGAGCTGCTTCTATTTAGCTGTAAAATCAGTAGAAGAGGAAAGGAATGTCCCATTGGCAACTGACTTGATCCGAATAAGCCAGTATAGGTTCACAGTTTCAGACctgatgagaatggaaaaaattgtATTGGAGAAGGTGTGTTGGAAAGTTAAAGCTACTACTGCCTTTCAATTTCTACAACTCTATTACTCACTCATTCAAGAGAACTTGCCATTTGAAAGGTATGTGATCTTTGTTTTGAACAAAAGAGGTTTGGAAATCAGTATTACTGATTGTGTAATGGATTTGTGTAAAATCAATATCCtggaaaaaatataatcaaagtaAGTAAAACGACAGCTGCAGCTCCTTGAATTTCATTTTACTGTCCAGCAGAAGTGAGACTTAAAACTTTTTGTCAATGGTTCAAAGTCCGTGAATGCTAATTCTTAAGTTTAAAGGACAtttcaactaattttttttttactacattttcCATTTATAGACTGGTTAGCTTATGGATTTTTTAAGTAAGTAACATAAATTTATGGAAAAAAGGGACtttcagtagatgcagaaatagATCTATTTAAAAACCTTGATGTTGAGACATGACACTTTTCATTTTTTGGCCAAATCATGAAAAATCTATGTATGGTATCTTTTAAGTTAATGTCTCTGAAGGAAGgggaattattttcttcaaataatttattttctgtaagagCATATATAAACCTTTACTTTAAAACtgaattgtttttataaaaacctCTTTTGATTATTATAAATTATGAACATTAATCTCATTCTCTCCAAAGGAAAAATAGCCTTAATTTTGAAAGACTAGAAGCTCAACTTAAGGCATGCCACTGCAGGATCATATTTTCTAAAGCAAAGGTAAGTATTTTGTAAAGAGTAAACCTATTTGGatatctttttatattccacattaaCTTTAAAGTTTATCTGTTTTAGCCTTCTGTGTTGGCATTGTCTATCATTGCACTGGAGATCCAAGCACAGAAGTATGTAGAGTTAACAGAAGGAGTAGAATGTCTTCAGACACATTCCAAGGTATGTCAAGGTCAAGTCATGTTACATAACATAGCCCAAGTCATGTTAACAACTGTGAAAGAAACTATACTACTTATATCCTGAAGTAAAATGAGATGTGTTTATTTGAAACTTAAGTAGCTTATCCTCAAGTTCATTTGACAGTCAAAGACATATATAAGACTGCAATTATTGTTGTAGTTAAATACTGtggaacttttattttcattaataatttttttaaatttatgtatgtaCAGATAAATGGCAGAGATTTGACCTTCTGGCAAGAACTTGTATCCAAGTGTTTAACTGAATATTCATCAAACAAGTGTTCCAAACCAAATGTTCAGAAGTTGAAATGGATTGTTTCTGGGCGTACTGCACGGCAACTGAAGCATAGTTACTACAAAATAACCTACCTTCCAACAATTCCTGAAATGGTCCCTTAACTGGTAAATTTAGTTCAGTTATTCTCCATATACAGAAAATTTTCCAATGCTCTGTCTGCTACAATTCAATAACTAAAACCTGAATTATattccaaataaacaaaatggaattgAGATAGCCAAGGGGAATGACTTCACTGATAATCAGCTAATATTTGAGGGCATCTACTCCATTCAAGGTATGAGACCCTGAGAGTAAATAATTACCCAACCTTTGATATGTACGTTAGCCATTTCCTTAAATTACCAGCTTAGAAAACAGCGTCCTCTTTCATCTGAATCTTAAAGAGTAGCACTAAAAcagaaacagtattttttaaattgcacatTATTTTGCTGTATATAGAGTCAAGTTCTGGCTCATTTAAAGTTACACAAGCCTAAGTAAGACCAGACCAAAGTTTGAACCATTTATGAACTAATTTGAGACTACTCACTTACGACCTTTAAAATCAGTATAAACTGGGGTATTAAAGTATAAACTTAAAAGTAAGTTATGGGTGCCCacagtggtgtgtgtgtctgttaacTGTCAGGGATCTGAACGTTATAGTTGTACATCATTCATCATTTAAATAGCAGTTCAGACACTAGAAAGTACATAGATGTATgcataaaaaatggaaacaccacTGATGATGTTCTTGCCACCTGAATTTAACTCACAGTGGTGATTTAACTTCCAACTCAAAACTCAATGTTAACATTTAATGAATCTACATATATTGTGAATCTTAGatatgaagtttatttttaatagtattatTGATTAGAGACTTCTGATAACTtgattttttgtttaaatagGACTATTATGGCAATGGAAAACTTGGAAGCCCTTCTCCACAATCCTGAGCTATGGATTCCATAATAATATAATGGATTTAAGCTGTGAGACCTCAAAACATCACAACTAGAGTAGCATTGATGCTCAGGTTTGGGAAAACTGCATATTATTCTGAACTGGAATTATACTAAAATttgaattcatctgtgaagcataaAATCAAGGGTGTAAGAGCATAAGTGAGATGCTAATGACAAGCCTGTCAAGATAAACTGTGAATCTTCATTTCTAACATTGATCCTACTTTGTATATTGGGTCAATATATTGCATTTAGATGATATTAAAAATGGTGACctacttaatttaaattttaaatatatgaggCTTATATCAAAACCAACATTTCAGAAATGCACTTTTAAGGTATAACAAATGTTACTATTTTAGGCAGTAAAAGTGGTTTGTTGTGACCCATAAAGCAAGTAACTGACTATCCAGAAATGCGGACTTCATTGCTACAtaggaattaatttaaatttgagagcattttatataaagcaaaaaactGCAGACCTAGTAATCTTTACATATTATCttcaatgtttttttctagaaaacaagTAATGTTTGTATCCATGACAAATTTTTATACAAAATCTGCCTCAATCTAGTCCTACtgacaaaatttgtttttgtatcaGTAAATCAAATTAACATCACTCCAAAAACTTACTAACACTCCAGAAGTTTTTATACTAAGGACTGTTTGTATAAAATTGCCATTGTttctaaatttgaattttgttttaaaggaaGTAAATAGACGTCCACTAACTGCCCCTACTGTgccaaaaagaaaatcttaagtaGGTATCTTCATAATTATCAGGTTGCAACGGTAGTGTTCAGGATTTTCTACTAAGTCAGTCAGTGTAAGGAGATCTACAGCATTAAAAGTGTTGTAAACGGTTACTCAGTGCAGTGTGCAGCCCAAGTCCATCCAGAATGGCAGTACCTGATTTTGACATCATGTTATGAATAAATAACTGGATAATAAACCAAAGAACCACAGTATATCTTACACTTTTGTAAACTGTGTTTTATGGATAACTTTTCAGTTTTCCCAAACTTCACTACCATTAAATTTTGCTACTAAGGGATATACCTTTCAATAAAGTCATTGAAATGCATACATTTGCTGGgtagttttctatttgtttctcttCTGATTTAATTGTTTTGGCAGTGTGTTAGCAGGAACACAAAAAAGCTATCtccaatatatttaaatttagcaCTAAAGTGCAAGGTTGCAGGAATAAAATCTCTCAATAGTATAGCTTTACCTAATTGACGCTCTTTctgatgttctttttaaaatagacaCAAGATGATAACAGATGCTTAATGTGCATTTAAAAGTTGGTGTTTATGCACTAATGGTCACTTGTTTACATTTATCACTACTATGGATATCCTTAACACAAATTTACCCTTATGTTCAGCTCACCTAAAGTACTGTGCAGACCCTCTTTCCTAATTAAAGAGCATTCCAACAGGACGACTAGTAATGATAGGTATATGTTGGCCTGTTTATTTAGATCAATTGGTAATTATTAGTGGAATTAAAACAATACATGATTTATGTTTAACAACACTAACAAGATAATTATGGATACTGCAAGAAATTACTGATgaaaaaaacttttataaaaaaaaggtttctttggcacttggctaaaatatatttaataacccATCTTTCACATTATGCTATTTTTTTAGAAATAGCATATATGTATTTCCTTATATGTATTTCCAAATACACAACACACtatctaaaaacaaacatttgtgaTTAGCAATGATAGTCTTTACTGTCAAATACTACTGTCAGATGTTTTATATGAATCATCTCATGTAATGCTCCAAATTAAATAAGGTTATCCCAATCTGCAAATGAATCGGGGCTACAGAGAAGGTAAATGattagcccaaggtcacatacaaagtaaGTGAAAGCGGGATGCAAACCCAGAAGTTCTGACCAAAAGGCTGTGCTCCTAACCACTCTGTACATTACCTcccaaaataattattaaagggACTCGTGAAATTGTATAACTTATACTCAAGACTATATTCGGGTCACATTAACCAGTGCTACCACCATAACAACAGAAGACTAATActcaatttatttttcctattttatactAATaggataattttataaaatgtgttgTTGCTCACTCAGTATGAAACCTGAATTTTTATAAACCAGAAACATAAGTCAAATACAACTTAAAAGATAAGCCACTTTTTATATTCAACAAAGTAGATTTAAGAGCAATCAAAATGACCAGGAATAATGAGTGATATTAAATGATAAAAGAACCAATTCACCAAGCAGACATGGCATTCCTAAATATGTATATGCACCTAGTATCAGGGCTTAAAAATAcaagaagcaaaaactgacagccttgaaaggagaaatggacaaagcTTTGGTTATAGTTGTAGACTTCAGCATTCCTCAGAAATCTACAGAATTATCAGAAAATCAAGGTAGGAGAAGTGAGTAATACAACCAACTAGATCCatttgacataaaaaaaaaaaagaaaccaacctAAAATAGCAGAGTAATggtcttttcaagtgcacatggaacattcatcaAGATTAAACATACCctgggttaaaaaaaatttttaattaaagaacaaATCACataaagtatgttctctgaccataaattagaaatcaattatcTATTAAGAGGtaacaggaaaatctccaaacactTGGAAATTAAGCAGACTTCTAAATAATTCCTGGTTCTAAGGGGAAGtctcaagggaaataaaatattttgaactgaatgaaaataaaaatatcagaatgTATAGAATTCAATTAAACCAGTGCTTGAGAGTAATTTACAGTATCAActgtttctaagaaaaaaagCTCTCAAATAAAAAGGGCAAAATAAACTCAAGCAGAAGGGAGTCATAAAAATGgagtaaaatataatgaaatggaaatcaacaaaaccaaaaactagttctttgaaaagaataataaaacttaCAGACCTCTACCAAGATgacaaaaaaggtaaaaataaccaATCTTAGTAATAAAAGAGATACCACTAGAGACCCTAAGGATACTAATACCACAAACAACTCTGCATGTAATTGGATGAAATGAatcaattccttgaaaaacatGAATTACCAAAACTTAACTAAATAGATAACCTGAGTAAGttctatagttatttttttaaattgaatccACTGTTTAAAATCTTACAgacaaaacacataaaacattaaaacttaGAATTTGGCTTAAATTCTACAGATCTCTTTCAGAGAGTAGAGGAGACACTTCTCAATTCATTCCATAATaccagcattaccttgataccCAACCAAGATAAAGATAAGACCAAGAATGAaacgaaagaaaaaaagaaactactgaccaatatcccAAATGAACAGACACAAATATTATATCATGACCAAATTTGGGATAGGAGGAGTAGATACAAGCTAGTTCAAAAATCAATATATTCAGGATAAGACACCATAttaacagtaaagaaaaaaaacatgatcaaATTAATTGACAGAAAGGCATCTGCAAAAATTCAAAACCTAAAAAAAACTCAGCTAACTAGGAATTAATAGATGGGAAcctcctcaacctgataaagatcTATAAAAATCTACAGCAAACATAATACTTcaatgatgaaagactgaatgctttcaaAACTTAACATCCAGAAGACAGAGATAGCCACTTTCACAATTTCTACCAAGTAcaatgaggcaaaaaaaaaaaatagaagacttATAAACTAGgaacagataaaataaaactgttcttATTTGTAGTTTATGAAGAAAATTCCCAAGAAGTCAACAAACTAGAATTGGTTAAGTTTAGCAAGGTCACAGGACATAaggtcaacaaacaaaaatcaaacatttatgCACTGGCAATGTGCCATTTCGTcattaatattagaaaaaaaaaaggaatttagaaCAGCTCCAGGAAAtgaacacttaggaataaatctaacaaaagacaTAAAGGTTCTATAAGCTGAAAACCACAAAATACTGATGACTGGAACCAAAGAAGTCCTAAATGGAGAAAGgccccatgttcatggattggaagacttatgATATTCTAATGAAAACTCCAGCAGGACTTTTTGTCCAGCTGATCTTAATCTTTACAGAAAGGCGAAacttaaaatagccaaaattATGTTGAATCAATGCTACCCAATTTTGAaacttactgtaaagctacaATTATCAaggcagtgtggtattggcaaagGGATatacacacagatcaatggaagagagaGACCAAAGCCAGACCCATATAAATAGCAATTGATTGTTTGCCTAAGTACAAAACAATTTAATGGGTGAaatttttcacaaatgatttTGAAACACTTGAATATCCATATGCAAGAAAGTGAACCGGCACTTAACATTTTACAGCCTATACAAAAAATAGCTTAAAATGGACTAGTTATAGAtctaaacagaaacaaaattataaaacttttacaagaaaacactgggaaaaaaatCCTTATGACCTGGGATTACATAGAATTCtcagacatgacaccaaaagcacagtccACCACAGCCTGAGGAATTAGACTCCACATCAAATTAACAGTCATGCTCCTGAAGACATCACCAAAGAAATGGATAAAactacacaaaagaaaatatatgcaaatcatatatttgataagggacttgtgtccagaatttatttaaaaatgggcaaaggatctgaataaacAATTCTTCAAGGAAAAtgtacaaatggtcaataagcacaagaaaagatgcttagcatagtcatcagggaaatgcaaatcaaaaccacaatgtggtaCCACGTTCTATCTACTAAGATGGCTAGAATCATGAGGTCACATAaacagtgttggcaaagatgtggagaaattggaactctcatataCTGCTTGGAAAACAATTCTAGCAGTTCCTCCATGAAACAAAAATTTCCAGTGACATGAAATTTCACTCCtatataagaaatgaaaatatatgtgcacataAACTGGTACCTGAATGTTTCTAACAGCATTAGTCATagtagccaaaagatggaaacctCCCAAATGTCCACTAGCTGACAAATGGAGTAACACACAGTGGTCACACATGGGAACATTATGCAAccataaaagaagaatgaagtactgacacgtAGTAGAACACAGATGAGCCTCtacattatgctaattgaaagaagccagtaaCAAAAGCCCACATATTACTGATTCCATGTATATCAAATTTCCAGAACGGAAATCTACGAGATGGAAATAAATCAGTGGTCCTTAAGGGGGATGCAGAAAAGGGAGCAGGGGTGAGGGAGGTGATAGCTAAAAGGTATGGTTTCTTTTTGAgatgataaaaatggaaattaactgtggtgatggttgaaTATATGTGactactaaaaaccactgaattatacttTTGAGTGaaatgtatgtgaattatatctcaataaaacatgttttaaaaagattacacatgatttcatttacatgacaTTCTTGAAGggacaaaactatagagacagagaCTAAATTACTGGTTTCCAGAGTTTGAGGCTAAACGTTAAGGATGACTATAAAGAGTGAGCACAAGACTGTGTGATTTAACTGTTCAATTCCCTAATCTTGGAGGTATTTACACATCTCTACAAgttaaaattcacaaaattatgaaaaaaagttAATTTGCTGTATGTttattcaaaatatgaattttcttAATGTCAAAAAGAGAagccaattaaaagaaaaaagcatcttCCCAAAAATTCATTCCCAAAGTTATTAAGTGAACAATACTGGCATTCCTCCAAAGGGCATAGCTGGGTGACAGTGGCCCAGAGTGGGGTGGTTTGTGTCCAAGCAGGTGGAGGATATCCCTGCTTGGCATAGGGTGCTGGAACCTAGGCAACGTAAGGAAGGCACTCAAGTGGGGAGATTACCTGTAATAGGGAACTAAATACACTAAAGAGAACAGGAGTCAGGTTTCTCACCGTtgttataaatatagaaaaagataaaataaaataaccctatggaaatgaaaatttatgtgtgAACTGATGGCTTTCTATATAAATAGATGTAGAAACAAATATAGATGTCAATGTATGCATTATACATACACATCAACTACTCACTAGACACAGATCTTCACTTCTAACTACCATTCCTAAGGAGAACCAGGACTCCTTGTCCTTGGAAAAACAGGGCAGGGAAAGCACAATAAGCGAGGTATATCTTACATCAGAGAGTAAGAAACTGCTCAAATAATGATAGGGTCATAGCAAATTGATAGGGACCTGTCAAAAGGGCAGGGAAGCCACTTAGAATGGTCTTCCACTGGCCAAATCGAGGATAATTTTAAGCATCAAAGTAATGGGAATAATagattttaagccactgaataaATTAGGAAATCCTTAGTCTATATAAATAAGCTGAGTGTTTGATAAGAAACAAGGAAGTGCTTTGAAACTACCTTcccacaaaatattttataacataaaaaGAGTAGCTTTACAGTGATGAGTGGGAGATACCACTTAATCAGTGATCTAACACCATCAGAAAAAGGACAAATTGAAATTAACTCATGATAAGACACAGTAACACAGCATGATTCCTGTAACTTTTCTTCCAAAGATGTATAACCTAAATCAAATCATGAATATCAGACAAAACTCAAAATAAGGGATGTTATACAAAACTAGTCTGTTCTCTTCAAAAATGCCGAAGCTGTAAGAGTCAGGCAAAAAATTATTAAGACTTGCTTCAGATTGAAGTAGACTGAAGACATCTGATTTCTAAAGGCAAGGGATGATTCTGACTGAATGGAATGAAGGTCTGAGGAAGATGATCATGTCAATGCTAATTTCCTGGTATTAATGGTTGTACAATAATTATGTAAGACCATGTCCTTTGATGGAAATACATGCTAAGGTACTCAGAAATGATGGGGTATCATACATACTGTCAACTTACACAAAAGCAGTTCAGGAAGTAAACAATTCTATGTACTTTACTTTGTAACTTTTGCATACATTTGAGACtgtctaaaatatttttcacaattaacaaggatataaaaagaatgaaaaattttttGACAATTCTTACCTATACATCTGGATCACTGAAGAGCAAAATACCACCTGACTCATAATCATTGAGCATAATTTGCTTTTTTGTACCTAATAAAGGATTTGCCCAAAAACCATATTCACTTCACTGCTTCTCTTTTTATTAAAACCACGTTGGGTGTTTAACTATTTCTTTAACTCTTAAAATTAACTTACTCGATACATTTATGaattgtttatttcctttcttaaaattttttttcagtaatttaaTTTCTTCATGTGAATTGGTATTCTTAGACAAAAGGATACACAATTCCTATTTAGAAAAGTTTATTGAATATTATTCCTGCATCATACTTAttgaaagaaaaacttaatttttcctgAAGCTACCCTTTTATTTCACATGATCTATATTGTAATGTTTTTGGTATTAAAAATACAGGTTAAATATGAAATTAGTAAAATACAGCATATAAAACTTCATGCTTAGCAAAAATAAGTCCGAAAAAGTTAACACAAGTTAATAGAACAGTACCCACAATATTTAAGATATTTCCTATGTAAATCATATTTGAATGCAATTTTAGACCCatagttaaatatattttgttaagtgCAGGCACACACATTTTTCTTCTACCACATAATCTGTTCCTTTGATTAAGTTGACAACATCTGCTATGATCCATGGAATGCAGCATAAAAAACTGGTTATTTCTCAAGATTTGAGAAATCTGGTCCACCTTTAGTATAGTTTCCTGAGATTTCTGCTCCACTGAAGTCAAAACCAGGATTctaaaagatatgaaaaaaaaaaactgtgatgAAATAAAACTTGTAAGGAAAAATATAAGTAACCTAAAAGGAAAATGGTAAAAAGACATGAACTGGCAACtgacaaaaaaaggaaatctaaatggccaataaacatgtgaaaagcaacCAAACCTTACTGTAATCATCAAAATGGAACTTAAAATCcatgagatatttttcttttccgaTTTACAACTATTTAGGAGACTGATAGGTGTGTTGCAATATTGACAAGTGTACTTTAATATCAATAATAGCTAGCATTTTTTGAgagcttactatatgccaggcatggtTCTAACAGTTACATATACATTAACATACTTAATCCTTAGCAATAATCCTATGAAAGAAGTACTACCTCAAGATTTAGTCTTTTTTGAAgggttcatttattcaacaaacatgtacTGAGTTCCTACTGTTCGGCAGATACCATTAGAAGCATGTGGGATTCAAAAGTGAACAAAACACAAAGCCCTGTTCTAATGGAGTTTGCATTCTAATTAGAAggagacaaataaataaacattgaCTTATCTAGTCAAGGGGTTGGCAAGCTTCTCTGTAAAGAGCAAGGTAGTAAATACTTTAGTCTTTGAAGTCCATAGAGTCtatatagtaagtactcaattcTGCCATTGCTGTATGAAAGAAAACGCACCACCAGAAGAGCAGAACTGTGCTCCAGTAAAACTTTACTTCAAAAACAGGCACTGGGCAACACATGATATGTGGGCATCATCTACAGGCCACAATTCACTGTGTTACAAGCCGATATCTAGTGTGGTAAAAGTGAGTGTTATACAAAAAAGTAAGGGCAGAGTAAGAGAAATGAGGAGATTTAGTATTTAAGTAGGATAATCAAACATCATCATATGCTTCACTGAACAAGGACTCGAAAACAGTGAAGGCAGCCAAACTATGGGAGAAGAGCACTGCAatcaaagacagaaaaggaatggCCTGGCACACTCAAAGAACAGCAAAACAGCCAGGATAGCGAGGCAGTGACCGAAATCAAGGATAGCAGAAGAGGTCGGGGAAATCATGGAGGACCAGATCATATAGTGCCTTATAAAAGGCTTTGTCTCTTACAAGAGTGATAGACTCTGAGAAAAGAAGTGATGTAGTCTGCCTTGCATTTTAAAAGGACTTTTCTAGCTGTTATTTTGGGAAGACTATAGCTTGGCAAGAGTAGAAGAGAACAATTAGGTTATTGGAGTAATCAAGGTAAGACATTAGAGGTGGTCTAGATCAGAGTGGTGGCAGAGTTGATGCTGAGAAAGGAGCAAACTTTTACTACACTTAAAAGATAGTGCCAATAAAGTCTCCTGACAAATTGGCCAGAGCATGGGGGAAAGAGAAGTGCAGGATGATTTCCCCAATGTTTTTTTTGTCTGAACAATAAATTTCCATCAACTGAAATGAGGCAGCTAGAGGTGGAACAAATGTGGAAGGGAAGTTAGGGAGTTTATGATGGATATGCTGACTTCGATGTGTCTGTTAGACAGCCACATGGAGATGCTGAATAGGCAACTAACTGTACACTCATATCCAAAATCTGGGAGCAAAGTCTAGGTTACAGACATACATTTAAGAATCATCATATTGATAGAAATCATATTGATGCCACCATATTGATGGAAATCATCCATCAAGACCCTAACAGTGCTTTGAGACAGTGATTTAAGATAGTTATCTTAAagtaacatttaaataatttcacaGAGATGAAAACACAAACTTTGACATAGACACAAATGGAAAAATCTAAATCTTATCAAAAGGGAATAGCTAAATAAATCATTACCATATATTTAAACTAGAAAACACTCTGAAGCAGTTAAAAAGAATGAGTTTTGTCTATATTTACCAGTAGGGAAAGAGACCCAAGACATATtagtaaatgaaaaagcaacatGAACAATACACACAGTGGGATCCTCCATttatgttaaggaaaaaaaagcaaacaaaccaacTGATGAGCtgaaaatgagacaaagacaTGGAATGGGAAGATATTGAGGGTATCTTTTACTTTTTCACATTATGTAAGTCTGTACTGCTGGAATTTTTGTTAGCTTATTTGTAAGTTACTgatatatgttaaataaatttaaacataGAAGTCATGGCAGTACAAACAAGTTCCcctcaagaaaattttaaaaaatcagatcaaTACACAGAAACGTAAGTCATTTTTCTAaccatttaacttaaaaaattcctCTAAAGAGCTTTTGTAACTTTTTATAACCATatgtgttttaatttcaaataataattaTCCTGTGATTTTaagatgtttatatatttatatattcctcTAACTTACTTCTTTCTGAAATCTCTCTAATGTAAGTTTTCTCTGCATTTGGTCTTGCACCCAAGGATCAGCTGCATATTCAGATTCTAGGAGAGAAGTCCAACAATTTGCTgcatctctctttgtctttgtaaGAACAATGCGGACCATTTTTCTGTCCTCTGagcaaaaatcacaaaaaaattaaacttcatcatgaaatttcatattttcaaaaaccaCAGGTGATCCTGACATACAATTGTTTCAATACAATCTAATACTTTTCTTCCAAAGTTGCAAATACAAAGGACAGGGGGAAACACTCCAAGTTCcaagacaaaattaattttaagcaaAAATCCTAAGAATTATAATAGATTAGCCTTACCCAAAGTCCATGTTCCCTCATCAGCTATTGTAGAATCAAAAAGTTTGCcctgaaaaataaacacataaagtaCTAAAAATACagcattaatttttataaagcttttaTGATTTAAAGAGTTAAATTTCCTATCTAACCTACATATAATTGTTTAACTTGGTTAGAGTAGAGAGATCACATTTTGTACCCTTTCAATACACTGATAGGTGTTTCATCCTAAATTGTTGTCCATCAAGTGAAACAGaacctaatttacattctccAAAATATTTATCATG
This genomic interval from Manis javanica isolate MJ-LG chromosome 1, MJ_LKY, whole genome shotgun sequence contains the following:
- the CCNG1 gene encoding cyclin-G1 isoform X1 — protein: MIEVLTTDSQKLLHQLNALLEQELRCQPKVCGLRLIESAHDNGLRMTARLRDFEVKDLLSLTQFFGFDTETFSLAVNLLDRFLSKMKVQPKHLGCVGLSCFYLAVKSVEEERNVPLATDLIRISQYRFTVSDLMRMEKIVLEKVCWKVKATTAFQFLQLYYSLIQENLPFERKNSLNFERLEAQLKACHCRIIFSKAKPSVLALSIIALEIQAQKYVELTEGVECLQTHSKINGRDLTFWQELVSKCLTEYSSNKCSKPNVQKLKWIVSGRTARQLKHSYYKITYLPTIPEMVP
- the CCNG1 gene encoding cyclin-G1 isoform X2, whose amino-acid sequence is MRMEKIVLEKVCWKVKATTAFQFLQLYYSLIQENLPFERKNSLNFERLEAQLKACHCRIIFSKAKPSVLALSIIALEIQAQKYVELTEGVECLQTHSKINGRDLTFWQELVSKCLTEYSSNKCSKPNVQKLKWIVSGRTARQLKHSYYKITYLPTIPEMVP
- the NUDCD2 gene encoding nudC domain-containing protein 2, producing the protein MRSFCSVRRWRRRQRRRSGGGSSMSAPFEERSGVVPCGTPWGQWYQTLEEVFIEVQVPPGTRAKDIQCGLQSRHVALAVGGREILKGKLFDSTIADEGTWTLEDRKMVRIVLTKTKRDAANCWTSLLESEYAADPWVQDQMQRKLTLERFQKENPGFDFSGAEISGNYTKGGPDFSNLEK